The Alcaligenes faecalis sequence AGCCTGGCATGAAGCTGGAAGTTCTGTCGTACGCGATGATTCCCTAAGACCTGCAGAGGCGGATCAGCATCAAGCAAGCCGCCCAAGCCTTGATCAACAAGTGTATGGATTACAGCGAGTCGAACGGATCATGCGTGCTGGGCAAGCCCGTATCATCCCCCAGCACAAAGCGGGGAATGAACTGCAGCACATACTGCCGCATGGCCTCGACCAAACGCTGCGCATCGGGACGCAGTTCACGGGATCGCAAAGACACCACGCCAACCATATAAGGCACGTGGATATCAATGGGGCGCAGCACGACGTTCGGCAGTGGCAAGCCGTGGGCGGTGAAGGGGTCGATCAAGGAGACGCCAACACCCTGGCTGGCCAGAACCAAGCCTTCCAAAGAGGACGCGACCTCGATATGGCGGATATCTTCCGGGGCTTGTGGGCTGGCACGCAGCAAAGCAGTAGCCAGAGTATGACGCAGGCGATGGCGGTTCTGAATAGAAATCAGGGGCGTACCCTGAATGTCACTAAGACGCACCAACTCGTGCTCGGTCAAGGGGTGATCCAATGCCATACCCAACAGACACGGGCTTTGTCCTGACCAGTGCAAGGTACAGCCATCAATATCCAGCG is a genomic window containing:
- a CDS encoding LysR family transcriptional regulator, giving the protein MSAGSVTAAGRLLDRSQPVVSRQIQELEQELGFRLFTRTRPQVTLTDQGREFYLEARPMLMNLEVLQSRALEIARGGLRPLRIVATHALAVGLLPQALGIMEHHDPAFKQKLIIDTVKPEEVVQAIDEGRADLAVTSLPLDIDGCTLHWSGQSPCLLGMALDHPLTEHELVRLSDIQGTPLISIQNRHRLRHTLATALLRASPQAPEDIRHIEVASSLEGLVLASQGVGVSLIDPFTAHGLPLPNVVLRPIDIHVPYMVGVVSLRSRELRPDAQRLVEAMRQYVLQFIPRFVLGDDTGLPSTHDPFDSL